A portion of the bacterium genome contains these proteins:
- a CDS encoding DNA polymerase III subunit alpha — MPAEFVHCHLHSEYSLLDGESRIAALMQRAQELGIPALALTDHGAMYGAIEFYQEARAHDITPIIGVEAYVAPRRMIDRDPKLDASAFHLVLLAANLEGYRNLLKLTTAAHLDGFYYKPRIDRELLSRYAGGLIGLSGCLQGEVPRALLRGDGAAAAEIAATYRDIFGPGNFYLEVQDHGLPDQRTLIHGITPLARDLGLPLVATNDVHYVTRDEADAQDVLMCIQMGLALDQKDKPRMGETPEFYLKSPAEMAARFAELPEALANTLAIAERCRLEIETGQLKLPLFPVPEGETADSYLRRLCEAGIRRIYGQLTPTLGERLDYELGIIAKMGYAAYFLIVQDFVNFARRGGIFTTVRGSAAGSLVLYACGVTDVDPIAYRLPFDRFLNLERYTMPDIDVDFMDSRRDEVIKYVMDKYGADRVAQIITFGTMGARAAIRDVGRVMGLPYGDVDRIAKLIPGPFVTLKEALEAEPELRAAAQDNAQVRRLLDLAQKLEGVARHASTHAAGVIISRDPLIDQVPLQRATKGDLVMTQFDMNSVAAIGLLKMDFLGLTNLTILDSAIRIIRETRGVEIDLQQVALDDQPTYALLSSGETTGIFQLEGRGIRRYLKDLRPDRIEDVMAMVALFRPGPMANIPSYIRRKHGQEPVTYLHPLLEPVLKDTYGVMVYQEDIMTVAQAVAGYTLAEADVLCYAIRKKIKDRLLAQREKFVRGARQKGVPARIVDQIFEQFEPFARYGFNRAHAACYGLIAYYTAYLKAHYSAEYMTAVMTSDAGNTEKVAEAVAECHRMGIRILPPDVNTSAASFTVEGDAIRFGLAAVRNVGLGAVESMIAARTSERFASLTDFCSRVDTRQVNQRVVASLVKAGALDSLGTSRAQMLQTLDDTMDQAQRAQRVRLQGQTGLFDLGVGEAPAPPGPEAGEEFSRDELLTMEKEMLGLYISDHPLTRWQPVLDQRVTVQLGQLLDLPDHKEVVVGGLVSVMKRTITRSGSAMAFLTLEDLTGSVEVIVFPRVYEQQGFALKRDAVLLMRGKVDIEEQTAKILCEEILELPASPDAVAQAPRTGGGVLAGGAVGSDNGRGSGNGNGARGGDPRPADPIRPPLRIRVSTREEIEQLERYLLEHPGDRQVCVHVVTDQGDEHIVPARSRLQDVEGLHQELEQLFGEGNVWEE; from the coding sequence ATGCCCGCTGAGTTCGTCCACTGCCACCTCCACAGCGAATACTCCCTGCTCGATGGTGAAAGTCGGATCGCTGCCCTGATGCAGCGGGCCCAGGAGTTGGGGATCCCCGCGCTGGCGCTGACGGATCACGGCGCGATGTACGGGGCGATCGAGTTCTACCAAGAGGCCAGGGCGCACGACATCACCCCGATCATCGGGGTCGAAGCGTACGTCGCTCCCCGGCGGATGATCGACCGCGACCCCAAGCTCGACGCGTCGGCCTTCCACCTCGTGCTGCTGGCGGCGAACCTCGAAGGGTACCGGAACCTGCTCAAGCTCACGACCGCCGCCCACCTCGACGGCTTTTACTACAAGCCGCGCATCGACCGGGAGCTGCTGAGCCGCTACGCTGGCGGGCTGATCGGCCTGTCGGGATGCCTCCAGGGGGAGGTGCCGCGGGCCCTGCTGCGCGGCGACGGCGCGGCGGCGGCCGAGATCGCGGCGACCTACCGCGATATCTTCGGTCCCGGAAACTTTTACCTGGAGGTCCAGGACCACGGGCTCCCCGACCAGCGGACGCTGATCCACGGCATCACGCCGCTCGCCCGCGACCTCGGCCTGCCCCTGGTGGCGACCAATGACGTCCACTACGTCACGCGGGACGAGGCGGACGCCCAGGACGTCCTGATGTGCATTCAGATGGGGCTGGCGCTCGATCAGAAGGACAAGCCCCGGATGGGGGAGACCCCCGAGTTTTACCTGAAGAGCCCCGCGGAGATGGCGGCGCGGTTTGCCGAGCTGCCCGAGGCGCTCGCGAACACGCTGGCGATCGCGGAGCGCTGCCGGCTGGAGATCGAGACCGGCCAACTGAAGCTGCCGCTCTTCCCCGTGCCGGAGGGCGAGACGGCGGACTCCTATCTGCGCCGGCTCTGCGAGGCCGGGATCCGGCGGATCTACGGTCAGCTCACCCCGACGCTCGGGGAGCGGCTGGACTACGAGCTGGGCATCATCGCCAAGATGGGCTACGCCGCCTACTTCCTCATCGTGCAGGACTTCGTCAACTTTGCCCGCCGCGGCGGCATCTTCACCACGGTGCGGGGGTCCGCCGCCGGGAGCCTGGTCCTGTATGCCTGCGGCGTCACCGATGTCGACCCGATCGCCTACCGGCTGCCCTTCGACCGCTTCCTCAACCTGGAGCGGTACACGATGCCGGACATCGACGTCGATTTCATGGACAGCCGCCGCGACGAGGTGATCAAGTATGTGATGGACAAGTACGGCGCCGACCGCGTGGCGCAGATCATCACCTTCGGGACGATGGGCGCCCGCGCCGCCATCCGGGACGTCGGCCGGGTGATGGGGCTGCCCTACGGAGACGTCGACCGCATCGCCAAGCTGATCCCGGGCCCCTTCGTGACGCTGAAGGAGGCGCTGGAGGCGGAGCCGGAGCTGCGGGCGGCCGCGCAGGACAACGCCCAGGTCCGCCGGTTGCTGGACCTGGCCCAAAAGCTCGAAGGCGTCGCCCGCCACGCCAGCACCCACGCCGCCGGGGTGATCATCTCCCGCGATCCCCTCATCGACCAGGTCCCGCTGCAGCGCGCGACCAAAGGGGACCTCGTGATGACGCAGTTCGACATGAACAGCGTCGCCGCGATCGGCCTGCTGAAAATGGATTTCCTCGGGCTGACGAACCTGACGATCCTCGATAGCGCCATCCGGATCATCCGCGAGACCCGGGGGGTGGAGATCGACCTTCAGCAGGTCGCGCTCGACGACCAGCCCACCTATGCGCTGCTGTCCTCGGGCGAGACGACCGGCATCTTCCAGCTGGAGGGTCGCGGCATTCGGCGGTACCTCAAGGACCTGCGGCCGGACCGGATCGAGGACGTGATGGCGATGGTCGCGCTCTTCCGCCCCGGCCCGATGGCGAACATCCCGTCGTACATCCGGCGGAAGCACGGCCAGGAACCGGTGACCTACCTCCACCCGCTGCTCGAGCCGGTGCTCAAGGATACCTACGGGGTGATGGTCTATCAGGAAGATATCATGACCGTCGCCCAGGCGGTGGCGGGCTACACGCTGGCCGAAGCCGATGTGCTCTGCTATGCCATCCGCAAGAAGATCAAGGATCGCCTGCTCGCCCAGCGGGAGAAGTTCGTCCGCGGCGCCCGGCAGAAAGGGGTGCCCGCGAGGATCGTCGACCAGATCTTCGAGCAGTTCGAGCCGTTCGCCCGCTACGGGTTCAACCGCGCGCACGCCGCCTGCTACGGGCTGATCGCCTACTACACGGCTTATCTCAAGGCGCACTACTCGGCCGAGTACATGACCGCGGTGATGACCAGCGACGCCGGCAACACGGAAAAGGTGGCGGAGGCCGTCGCGGAGTGCCACCGCATGGGCATCCGCATCCTCCCCCCCGACGTGAACACCAGCGCGGCGTCGTTTACGGTCGAGGGCGACGCGATCCGGTTCGGGCTGGCCGCGGTCCGCAACGTCGGCCTCGGCGCCGTGGAGTCGATGATCGCCGCGCGGACCTCTGAGCGGTTCGCCAGCCTGACCGATTTCTGCTCGCGGGTCGACACGCGGCAGGTCAACCAGCGGGTCGTCGCCAGCCTGGTCAAGGCGGGTGCGCTGGATTCGCTGGGGACCTCGCGGGCCCAGATGCTGCAGACGCTCGACGACACGATGGACCAGGCCCAGCGTGCCCAACGGGTCCGGCTGCAGGGTCAGACCGGGCTGTTCGACCTCGGGGTGGGGGAGGCTCCCGCCCCGCCGGGGCCGGAGGCCGGGGAGGAGTTCAGCCGGGACGAGCTGCTGACGATGGAAAAGGAGATGCTCGGCCTCTACATCTCCGATCATCCGCTCACCCGCTGGCAGCCGGTGCTGGACCAGCGGGTCACCGTCCAGCTGGGGCAGCTGCTCGACCTCCCCGATCACAAAGAGGTCGTCGTGGGCGGGCTGGTCAGCGTGATGAAGCGGACGATCACCCGGTCGGGGTCGGCGATGGCCTTCCTCACGCTGGAGGATCTCACCGGCAGCGTCGAGGTGATCGTCTTCCCCCGGGTCTACGAGCAGCAGGGGTTCGCGCTCAAGCGGGACGCCGTGCTCCTGATGCGGGGCAAGGTCGATATCGAGGAGCAGACCGCCAAGATCCTGTGCGAGGAAATCCTCGAGCTGCCCGCCTCCCCCGACGCGGTCGCGCAGGCGCCGCGGACGGGGGGAGGGGTGCTCGCGGGCGGCGCGGTGGGGAGCGACAACGGACGCGGCTCCGGCAACGGGAACGGCGCGCGGGGCGGCGATCCGAGGCCCGCGGATCCCATTCGGCCGCCGCTCCGCATCCGGGTGAGCACGCGCGAGGAAATCGAGCAGCTGGAGCGGTACCTGCTCGAGCATCCCGGCGACCGGCAGGTCTGCGTGCACGTGGTCACCGATCAGGGAGACGAGCACATCGTTCCGGCCCGCAGCCGCCTCCAGGACGTCGAGGGCCTGCACCAGGAGCTTGAGCAGTTGTTCGGGGAGGGAAACGTCTGGGAAGAGTAG
- a CDS encoding ABC transporter substrate-binding protein, producing the protein MAFADVARAVSAKGDDVVIHLKKPFAPFLTIIAAWGGVMPRAWAAAHGDWDGSAGTWQKYNNPKTEDRYAFDHMDGTGPFKLDHWDRQAKEVLLVRNDSYWRLPPRSSGS; encoded by the coding sequence GTGGCCTTCGCCGACGTCGCGCGGGCGGTGAGCGCCAAGGGCGACGACGTCGTCATCCACCTGAAGAAGCCCTTCGCGCCGTTCCTGACGATCATCGCCGCCTGGGGAGGCGTGATGCCGCGCGCCTGGGCGGCGGCGCACGGGGATTGGGACGGCAGCGCGGGGACGTGGCAGAAGTACAACAACCCCAAGACCGAGGACCGCTACGCCTTCGACCACATGGACGGCACGGGGCCCTTCAAGCTCGATCACTGGGACCGCCAGGCCAAAGAAGTCCTCCTCGTCCGGAACGACAGCTACTGGCGACTCCCGCCGCGCTCGAGCGGGTCGTGA
- a CDS encoding DJ-1/PfpI family protein, producing MEHVGPWSVGILIFDGVEVLDFAGPFEVFSRTRLVPGLASRRSEESAPFRVFTVAKSAAAITTTGGLRVLPHHAWADAPKIDLLVLPGGVGTRSLLDDPETLDWIRRTAAGARRVTSVCTGSLLLAKAGLLRGRRATTHWGALDLLASLDAGTTVERTLRVVDDGIISSAGVASGIDMAFYVVERLCGREVADETARYIEYRREGSPALGAPDR from the coding sequence GTGGAGCACGTTGGGCCGTGGAGCGTCGGCATCCTGATCTTCGATGGGGTCGAAGTCCTCGACTTCGCGGGGCCGTTTGAGGTGTTCTCGCGCACCCGCCTGGTGCCGGGGCTGGCGTCGCGCCGCTCGGAGGAGAGCGCGCCGTTTCGGGTTTTCACCGTGGCGAAGTCCGCCGCCGCGATCACGACGACGGGAGGGCTGCGGGTCCTCCCGCACCACGCGTGGGCCGATGCGCCCAAGATCGATCTGCTCGTGCTGCCCGGAGGGGTCGGGACCCGATCGCTGCTCGACGATCCCGAGACCCTGGACTGGATCCGGCGCACCGCGGCCGGCGCGCGCCGGGTGACCTCGGTGTGCACGGGGTCGCTGCTGCTGGCGAAGGCCGGGCTGCTGCGCGGCCGTCGGGCCACGACGCATTGGGGGGCGCTGGATCTGTTGGCGTCGCTCGACGCCGGCACCACGGTGGAGCGGACCCTCCGGGTCGTCGACGACGGGATCATTAGTTCGGCCGGCGTGGCGTCCGGGATCGACATGGCGTTCTACGTCGTCGAGCGCCTCTGCGGCCGCGAGGTCGCGGACGAGACCGCGAGATACATTGAATACCGCCGCGAGGGATCGCCCGCCCTCGGCGCCCCCGACCGGTAG
- a CDS encoding ABC transporter substrate-binding protein, with the protein MIQSVAEFTARRLQLQQGDADLVVASLNQENQLRGLPGTVIEDNLPQIAVQTLQFNVKINTEANPDAGSGRLDGAGIPPDFFADIHVRRGFAYAFDYAANLNGAYAGKGVLPHGPIVQGLLGFDPTIPVYTTSREKAVAEFKEAMGGKVWDTGFKLTIPYTAGNTARQVGAQIVKDTAEAINPKFQIASRPVPSSALTDLLFSHKGTMYFLGWFADYPDPHDFAQPFLSANGYFPVRGGYRNPEADRLIDQAVGTADPEKRKALYKQLSMIAYNDVPYLFLVQPVTYYAMRSWVHGWYYNPIYPGQYFYTISKR; encoded by the coding sequence GTGATCCAGTCGGTGGCGGAGTTCACCGCCCGGCGCCTGCAGCTGCAGCAGGGCGACGCCGACCTGGTCGTCGCCTCGCTGAACCAGGAGAACCAGCTGCGCGGCCTGCCGGGCACGGTGATCGAAGACAACCTCCCCCAGATCGCCGTCCAGACGCTGCAGTTCAACGTCAAGATCAACACCGAGGCCAACCCGGACGCGGGCAGCGGCCGCCTGGACGGCGCGGGGATCCCGCCGGACTTCTTCGCCGACATCCACGTGCGGCGGGGATTCGCCTATGCCTTCGACTACGCCGCGAACCTGAACGGGGCCTACGCCGGCAAGGGCGTCCTGCCCCACGGCCCGATCGTGCAGGGGCTGCTGGGGTTCGACCCCACGATCCCGGTGTACACGACGAGCCGCGAGAAGGCCGTCGCCGAGTTCAAGGAGGCGATGGGGGGCAAGGTCTGGGACACCGGGTTCAAGCTCACGATCCCGTACACCGCCGGGAACACCGCGCGGCAGGTGGGGGCGCAGATCGTCAAGGACACGGCCGAGGCGATCAACCCCAAGTTCCAGATCGCGTCCCGGCCGGTGCCGTCCAGCGCCCTGACTGACCTCCTCTTCAGCCACAAGGGGACGATGTACTTCCTGGGCTGGTTCGCCGATTATCCGGACCCGCACGACTTCGCGCAGCCGTTTCTGTCGGCGAACGGGTACTTCCCGGTCCGGGGTGGGTACCGGAATCCCGAGGCGGACCGGCTGATCGACCAGGCCGTCGGCACCGCCGACCCGGAGAAGCGAAAGGCCCTCTACAAGCAGCTCTCCATGATCGCCTACAACGATGTTCCGTACCTGTTCCTCGTCCAGCCCGTCACCTACTACGCGATGCGCTCGTGGGTGCACGGCTGGTACTACAACCCGATCTACCCGGGGCAGTACTTCTACACGATCAGCAAGCGCTGA
- a CDS encoding ABC transporter substrate-binding protein: protein MHTVPWIRRTTAVAAAVLLIGALSVVTVRGAGEPVKNPGTFVELQFGDVSSLDPDLAYDIYSAEPIWPNVYETLITYSGSSLDKFQPMLATEVPSLANHLISPDGLTYTFPIRKGVHFHDGSVMTPDDVVYSIRRFLLQDRPADRRGSCSARSWGSTAPATTRGRSRWPSPTSRGR from the coding sequence ATGCACACGGTACCATGGATCCGGCGCACGACCGCCGTGGCCGCCGCGGTGCTCCTGATCGGCGCACTGAGCGTGGTCACCGTTCGCGGCGCGGGGGAGCCGGTGAAAAATCCGGGGACGTTCGTCGAGCTGCAGTTTGGGGATGTGAGCAGCCTCGATCCCGATCTCGCCTACGACATCTACTCCGCCGAACCGATCTGGCCCAACGTCTACGAGACGCTGATCACGTACAGCGGGTCGTCGCTCGACAAGTTTCAACCGATGCTGGCGACCGAAGTGCCGAGCCTGGCCAACCACCTGATCAGCCCGGACGGGCTCACCTACACCTTTCCGATCCGGAAGGGCGTCCACTTTCACGACGGGTCGGTGATGACCCCCGATGACGTCGTCTACTCGATCCGGCGGTTTCTGCTCCAGGACAGGCCGGCGGACCGGCGTGGCTCCTGCTCAGCCCGCTCTTGGGGATCGACAGCACCCGCGACGACAAGGGGAAGATCCAGGTGGCCTTCGCCGACGTCGCGCGGGCGGTGA
- the gatB gene encoding Asp-tRNA(Asn)/Glu-tRNA(Gln) amidotransferase subunit GatB, whose protein sequence is MGARYETVIGLEVHVQLSTASKMFCACAVAFGGPPNTLTCPVCLGLPGSLPVLNRRAVEFGIRTALALGCAIHPESQFHRKNYYYPDLPKNYQISQYEYKDHPPLATGGVLRVSAGGDTRTVGIRRVHLEEDTGKLVHAEGRSLVDYNRSGTPLMEVVTEPDLRSPDEARSFLGHLRATLQFAEVTSGRLEEGTFRCDANLSLRLPDGPHGTRTEVKNMNSLRSVERALRFEEARQRQVLEQGGSITQETRHWDEDREITFASREKEEAQDYRYFPEPDLVPLRVDAAWVDRVRAELPELPEARRRRYVDVLGLPEHDATVLTATRAMAEFFERTAEAFPHPKVVSNWLIGDVAAYLNVVGREIDEVPIRPESLAGLLALMDAGTVSGRSAKEVLEEMLRTGRPADAIVAERGLVQISDEAMLARVVQDVIAEHPGPVADVRAGKVQALTFLVGQVMKKTRGRANPSLANRLIREQLRAG, encoded by the coding sequence ATGGGCGCGAGGTACGAGACGGTCATCGGCCTGGAAGTGCACGTCCAGCTCAGCACGGCCAGCAAGATGTTCTGCGCCTGCGCCGTGGCGTTCGGCGGGCCGCCGAACACGCTGACCTGCCCCGTATGCCTCGGTCTCCCCGGATCGCTCCCCGTCCTGAACCGCCGCGCCGTCGAGTTCGGGATCCGGACGGCGCTGGCGCTGGGGTGCGCCATCCACCCGGAGAGCCAGTTCCACCGCAAAAACTACTACTATCCGGACCTGCCGAAAAACTATCAGATCTCGCAGTACGAATACAAGGACCATCCGCCGCTCGCGACCGGGGGGGTGCTCCGCGTCTCCGCGGGGGGAGACACCCGGACGGTCGGCATCCGGCGCGTGCACCTTGAGGAGGACACGGGCAAGCTCGTGCACGCCGAGGGGCGCAGCCTCGTGGACTACAACCGGTCGGGGACCCCGCTGATGGAGGTCGTCACCGAGCCCGATCTCCGCTCCCCCGACGAGGCGCGGTCCTTTCTCGGCCACCTGCGGGCGACGCTGCAGTTCGCCGAGGTGACGAGCGGACGCCTGGAGGAGGGCACATTTCGCTGCGACGCCAACCTCTCGCTCCGCCTTCCGGACGGCCCGCACGGAACCCGGACGGAGGTCAAGAACATGAACTCTCTCCGCTCCGTGGAACGGGCCCTGCGGTTCGAGGAGGCGCGGCAGCGGCAGGTACTGGAGCAGGGGGGATCGATCACTCAGGAAACGCGCCACTGGGACGAGGACCGGGAGATCACCTTCGCCTCTCGCGAAAAGGAAGAGGCGCAGGACTACCGGTACTTCCCGGAGCCGGACCTGGTCCCCCTCCGCGTCGACGCGGCGTGGGTGGATCGCGTCCGCGCCGAGCTTCCCGAACTCCCCGAGGCACGCCGCCGCCGCTACGTCGACGTCCTCGGCCTGCCGGAGCACGATGCCACGGTGCTCACCGCGACCCGGGCGATGGCCGAGTTCTTTGAGCGCACCGCCGAGGCGTTTCCGCACCCGAAGGTGGTGAGCAACTGGCTGATCGGCGACGTGGCCGCCTACCTCAACGTCGTGGGGCGCGAGATCGACGAGGTCCCGATCCGCCCCGAGTCGCTCGCCGGGTTGCTGGCGCTGATGGACGCCGGCACGGTGAGCGGACGGTCGGCGAAAGAGGTGCTGGAAGAGATGCTGCGCACCGGCCGCCCCGCGGACGCCATCGTCGCCGAACGGGGGCTGGTGCAGATCAGCGATGAAGCGATGCTGGCCCGGGTCGTGCAGGACGTGATCGCCGAGCACCCGGGACCGGTGGCCGATGTCCGCGCGGGCAAGGTGCAGGCGCTGACCTTTCTGGTGGGACAGGTCATGAAGAAGACCCGCGGCCGGGCCAACCCCTCGCTGGCCAACCGGCTGATCCGGGAGCAGTTGCGTGCCGGGTAG
- the rlmD gene encoding 23S rRNA (uracil(1939)-C(5))-methyltransferase RlmD: MPGSPGVPRSPRPPRRPPRRRRRSRAGPRLARGEKLVVRFTRMGPDGEAIANVSGRDLAVPYAAPGEEARVRVQSVRRGQARGQLIALRVVSPRVVPPRCPHFGRCGGCQWQHLEYRAQLEQKAALVRAALGRTGVPPHLVSPAIGWEPPWAFRTHLEAAVGTRETKPVLGFSSWGGGRIIEIQQCPVQHPGNVSALHALREAWEPLHPLAGVLRGLLSRTGAATGEVLAGVSAVRRLSPAERLLIVRALLDRIPHLVGLMEVRAPRGHLLAGRRADLLWGRPYVADEVAGVRFHIPLLAEFPVNALSLPGVIELVLAELDASSADTVVEPDAGIGAYTCHLALAAGRVVAVTEAAQLDAAWANARLNRLTNCYFYTRDPARALGKLAGAHLAFLHPTGGGIAPGLLRALRAAGVRRVVYLGRALRALERDVAALARDGYRVLAVRPIDLSPHTSRVHALVTASAA, from the coding sequence GTGCCGGGTAGCCCGGGCGTACCTCGGAGCCCTCGACCGCCGCGGCGTCCACCTCGGCGTCGCCGGCGGTCGCGCGCCGGCCCCCGCCTGGCCAGGGGTGAGAAGCTCGTGGTTCGGTTCACGCGGATGGGCCCCGACGGCGAGGCGATTGCGAACGTCTCGGGGCGCGACCTCGCCGTTCCCTATGCCGCGCCCGGTGAAGAGGCCCGCGTCCGGGTTCAGAGCGTCCGGCGCGGCCAGGCGCGGGGGCAACTCATCGCCCTGCGGGTGGTCTCCCCCCGCGTGGTGCCTCCGCGATGCCCCCACTTCGGCCGCTGCGGCGGCTGCCAGTGGCAGCACCTCGAGTACCGCGCGCAGCTGGAGCAGAAGGCCGCGCTCGTGCGCGCCGCGCTCGGGCGCACCGGCGTGCCGCCCCACCTCGTCTCCCCGGCGATCGGATGGGAGCCCCCCTGGGCGTTTCGTACCCACCTCGAGGCCGCCGTCGGCACGCGCGAGACCAAGCCGGTGCTCGGGTTCTCGAGCTGGGGCGGGGGCCGGATCATCGAAATCCAGCAGTGCCCGGTGCAGCACCCGGGGAACGTCTCCGCCCTCCATGCCCTGCGGGAGGCCTGGGAGCCGCTCCACCCGCTGGCGGGCGTCCTCCGCGGTCTGCTCAGCCGGACGGGCGCCGCCACGGGGGAGGTCCTGGCCGGGGTCTCCGCGGTCCGGCGGCTGTCGCCGGCCGAGCGCCTCCTGATCGTGCGGGCGCTGCTCGACCGGATCCCGCACTTGGTGGGGCTGATGGAAGTGAGGGCCCCGCGCGGCCACCTCCTGGCAGGCCGGCGGGCCGACCTCCTCTGGGGGCGGCCGTACGTGGCGGACGAGGTGGCCGGTGTGCGGTTCCACATCCCCCTGCTGGCGGAGTTTCCGGTGAACGCCCTGAGTCTGCCCGGGGTGATCGAGCTGGTCCTGGCTGAACTCGACGCTTCGTCCGCCGACACCGTGGTGGAGCCGGACGCCGGGATCGGCGCCTACACGTGTCACCTGGCGCTGGCCGCGGGGCGCGTCGTCGCGGTGACCGAAGCGGCGCAGCTGGATGCCGCGTGGGCGAACGCCCGCCTGAACCGCCTGACGAACTGCTATTTTTATACGCGCGATCCGGCGCGGGCGCTCGGAAAGCTGGCCGGCGCGCACCTGGCCTTTCTTCATCCCACGGGCGGTGGGATCGCCCCGGGGCTTCTCCGCGCGCTGAGGGCGGCGGGGGTGCGACGCGTCGTCTACCTGGGACGGGCCCTCCGCGCGCTGGAGCGCGACGTTGCGGCGCTGGCGCGCGATGGCTACCGGGTTCTCGCCGTGCGGCCGATCGATCTCAGCCCGCACACGAGCCGCGTCCACGCGCTGGTCACGGCGTCTGCGGCATGA
- the gatC gene encoding Asp-tRNA(Asn)/Glu-tRNA(Gln) amidotransferase subunit GatC: MIDDRTVARVARLSRLELSAEERDRFRAQLGQILEYVQSLDALDVRNVPPTAHVQAAVNVLRDDVAAPSLDQRAALANAPAEEDGYFVVPPVITEE, translated from the coding sequence ATGATCGATGATCGGACCGTGGCGCGTGTCGCCCGACTCAGCCGGCTGGAGCTCTCCGCGGAGGAACGCGATCGGTTTCGCGCGCAGCTCGGGCAGATCCTCGAGTACGTGCAGTCGCTCGACGCCCTCGATGTGAGAAACGTCCCGCCGACCGCGCACGTGCAGGCGGCGGTCAACGTCCTGCGCGATGACGTCGCCGCTCCCTCCCTCGATCAACGCGCGGCGCTCGCGAACGCCCCCGCCGAGGAGGACGGCTACTTCGTCGTTCCGCCGGTGATCACCGAGGAATGA
- the gatA gene encoding Asp-tRNA(Asn)/Glu-tRNA(Gln) amidotransferase subunit GatA produces the protein MSTAPGLADRSAWELRDLYRRRETSPTEVVRALLDRIAAEEPRLHAYLSVDRETSLADAARWDAAAGAEDAPPLAGIPVAIKDNICTRGWPTTCASRTLERFRPPYDATVVARLRRAGAILVGKVNLDEFAMGSSTEYSAFGPTRNPWDPTRVPGGTSGGPAAAVAAGEATLALGSDTGGSIRQPAAFCGVVGLKPTYGRVSRYGLVAFASSLDQIGPLARDVRDAALLLQVIAGHDPADATSARVEVTPYLERLTGEIRGKRLGVVREFFAEGLDPAVGATVREAIATCRRLGAVCEDVSLRLAASALPAYYIIAPAEASSNLARYAGVHYGHRSAEARDLETLYSRTRREGFGAEVKRRIMLGTYALSAGYYEAFYLRAQRVRTLIRQDFEAAFARFDALIGPVAPTTAFRLGEKVDDPLQMYLSDIYTVPLNLAGIPGISVPCGFVGGLPVGLQVIGRPFDEETILNVAYAFERATPFHTARPPQAGGQSRS, from the coding sequence ATGAGCACAGCGCCCGGTCTCGCCGACCGGTCGGCCTGGGAGCTGCGCGACCTGTACCGGCGGCGGGAAACCTCCCCGACGGAGGTGGTGCGCGCCCTCCTCGACCGCATCGCCGCGGAGGAGCCGCGCCTGCATGCCTATCTGTCCGTGGACCGCGAGACCTCGCTGGCCGATGCCGCGCGGTGGGACGCCGCCGCCGGCGCGGAGGACGCGCCGCCGCTGGCCGGGATCCCGGTGGCGATCAAGGACAACATCTGTACGCGCGGCTGGCCGACGACCTGCGCCTCGCGCACGCTGGAGCGGTTCCGGCCCCCCTACGACGCGACCGTTGTGGCGCGGCTGCGCCGGGCCGGCGCGATCCTGGTGGGGAAGGTCAACCTCGACGAGTTCGCGATGGGCAGCAGCACCGAGTACTCCGCCTTCGGGCCGACCCGCAATCCCTGGGATCCCACTCGGGTCCCGGGGGGCACGAGCGGGGGCCCGGCGGCGGCGGTGGCGGCGGGGGAGGCCACGCTGGCGCTCGGGTCGGACACCGGCGGGAGCATCCGCCAGCCCGCGGCGTTCTGCGGCGTGGTCGGGCTCAAACCGACCTACGGCCGGGTCTCGCGGTACGGGCTGGTCGCGTTCGCGTCGTCCCTCGATCAGATCGGTCCGCTTGCCCGCGATGTGCGCGACGCCGCGCTCCTGCTTCAGGTGATCGCGGGGCACGATCCGGCCGACGCCACCTCCGCCCGGGTCGAGGTGACACCCTACCTGGAGCGGCTGACCGGGGAGATCCGCGGGAAGCGCCTGGGCGTGGTGCGCGAGTTCTTCGCCGAGGGCCTCGATCCGGCGGTCGGCGCAACCGTCCGCGAGGCGATCGCGACCTGCCGCCGCCTCGGCGCGGTGTGCGAAGACGTCTCGCTGCGCCTCGCCGCCTCCGCGCTGCCGGCCTACTACATCATCGCGCCCGCCGAGGCGAGCAGCAACCTGGCGCGGTACGCCGGCGTTCACTACGGGCACCGGTCGGCGGAGGCCCGCGATCTCGAGACGCTCTATTCGCGGACCCGGCGGGAGGGGTTCGGCGCGGAAGTCAAACGGCGGATCATGCTTGGCACCTACGCGCTCTCCGCCGGGTACTACGAGGCGTTCTACCTCCGCGCCCAGCGCGTCCGGACGCTGATCCGCCAGGACTTCGAGGCGGCCTTCGCCCGGTTCGACGCGCTGATCGGCCCGGTCGCGCCCACCACGGCGTTCCGGCTGGGGGAGAAGGTCGACGATCCGCTGCAGATGTACCTGTCCGACATCTACACCGTGCCGCTGAATCTCGCCGGGATCCCGGGGATCTCGGTGCCCTGCGGGTTCGTCGGCGGGCTCCCGGTGGGGCTGCAGGTGATCGGCCGACCCTTCGACGAGGAGACGATCCTGAACGTGGCCTACGCCTTCGAGCGGGCCACGCCGTTTCACACCGCGCGGCCCCCACAGGCCGGCGGCCAGTCTCGGTCATGA